A genomic segment from Nicotiana sylvestris chromosome 1, ASM39365v2, whole genome shotgun sequence encodes:
- the LOC104246818 gene encoding U-box domain-containing protein 44-like: protein MPDVISASALGPFADILSSIIESIIEVVLSTNNVFIEKKSFAELSAYLNRIAPLLKEFNRKNINDSKCWENVLEILNRQIVDARQLISDCSKKNKVYLLMSCRSIAKRIENITREISRALTCIPLASLDVSSGIKEEIVQLIDSMRTAEFRAAIAEEEILEKIESGIQQRNVDRSYANNLLVLIAEAVGVSTESSALRREFEDFKNEIDNARLRKDQAEALQMDQIIALLERADAATSRQEKEKKYFTKRKSLGSQPLEPLLSFYCPITREVMTDPVETPSGHTFERSAIEKWLAEGNLCPMTSTPLNNTMLRPNKTLRQSIEEWKDRNTMITIASMKLKLSSTEEEEVLNYLEQLRDLSEQREIHREWVIMEDYIPILIKLLCSKSRDIRNLVLEVLCVLAKDGDDAKERIAEVDKSLESIVHSLGRRIGERKSSVALLLELSNCKSVQESIGKVQGCILLLVTMSTCDDNKAAKDAREVLENISFSDDNVILMAKANYFKYLLQRLSSGSGDVKLRMAKTLGEMELTDHNKSSLIEEGVLYSLLPLLSHGEIEVKQAGVKALLNLSSLPKNGQEMIRQGVMRPLLDTLYRHSSSQSLRELVAATITNLAFSSANSETQVSLLDTDEDIFELFSVVNLSGPAVQQSILQAFYAMCKSPFAASVKAKLAQCSAVQVLVQFCEHGNSDVRSDALKLFCCLIENADEAMIQEHVEQKFIETLLKIIKTSQDEEEIASAMGIISNLPKSPQLSEWLFAAEGLPIIFSFLPEVKRKNPCKLQLVENAAGALCHFTVSINQQTQKIAGIVPKLVRLLDVGTSLAKERAAISLAQLSENSQTLSRPIPKRQGLWCFSAAQVELCPVHRGICTLETSFCLIEAGAVGPLVRVLADPDPGACEASLDALLTLIRDEKLQNGAKVLAEENAIPSMIKLLDSPSTRLQQKVLNSLERIFRLLEYKQKYGSSAQMPLVDLTQRGSSNIKSLAAKVLAQLNVLHDQSSYF from the exons ATGCCAGATGTGATTAGTGCTTCTGCTTTAGGTCCATTTGCGGATATCCTCTCTTCAATTATAGAGTCCATCATTGAAGTAGTACTTTCTACCAATAATGTCTTTATAGAGAAGAAGAGTTTTGCAGAACTTTCAGCTTATCTGAATCGAATTGCTCCTCTTCTTAAGGAGTTTAACAGGAAGAACATTAATGATTCCAAATGCTGGGAAAATGTTTTAGAAATTCTTAACCGACAGATAGTGGATGCAAGGCAACTAATCTCGGATTGCAGTAAGAAAAACAAGGTCTATCTCTTAATGAGTTGTCGATCTATTGCAAAGCGCATAGAGAATATCACCAGGGAAATTAGCCGTGCATTAACTTGCATTCCTTTAGCTTCTCTTGACGTTTCTTCGGGTATAAAGGAAGAGATTGTCCAGCTGATCGACAGCATGCGTACAGCAGAATTTAGAGCAGCCATAGCAGAAGAAGAGATTTTAGAGAAGATAGAGTCGGGTATACAACAGAGAAATGTTGATCGCTCCTATGCCaacaatttgttagttttaattgCGGAGGCCGTTGGCGTTTCAACTGAAAGCTCAGCTTTAAGAAGAGAATTTGAAGATTTCAAAAATGAAATAGACAATGCACGGTTAAGGAAAGATCAAGCTGAAGCCTTGCAGATGGACCAAATAATTGCTCTGCTAGAAAGAGCAGATGCTGCAACATCCCgccaggaaaaagaaaagaagtactTCACTAAGCGGAAATCGTTGGGCAGTCAACCTTTGGAGCCACTTCTGTCGTTTTATTGCCCTATCACTCGTGAGGTTATGACTGATCCTGTTGAGACTCCTTCAGGGCATACATTTGAAAGGAGTGCAATAGAGAAGTGGTTGGCAGAGGGAAATTTGTGTCCTATGACATCTACTCCTTTAAACAATACAATGTTGCGGCCTAATAAAACTCTGCGGCAGTcaattgaggaatggaaagaccGAAATACAATGATTACTATCGCTTCCATGAAATTGAAACTATCATCCACCGAAGAGGAAGAAGTTCTCAATTACCTGGAACAGCTAAGAGATCTCAGCGAGCAGAGAGAAATACACCGAGAATGGGTTATTATGGAGGACTATATTCCTATTCTAATCAAGCTACTGTGTTCAAAAAGTAGGGATATCAGGAATCTTGTTCTTGAGGTGCTCTGCGTTTTAGCAAAGGATGGTGATGATGCTAAG GAAAGAATTGCTGAAGTTGACAAATCATTGGAATCTATTGTCCACTCACTTGGACGACGCATTGGCGAAAGGAAGTCATCGGTGGCATTGTTACTGGAACTGTCAAATTGTAAGTCAGTTCAGGAGTCCATTGGGAAAGTTCAAGGTTGCATACTTCTGTTAGTTACTATGTCAACCTGTGATGACAACAAAGCCGCCAAAGATGCAAGGGAAGTTTTGGAGAACATTTCATTTTCTGATGACAATGTTATCCTGATGGCCAAGGCTAACTATTTCAAGTACTTGTTGCAACGTCTTTCTTCAG GATCCGGTGATGTGAAGCTCCGAATGGCAAAGACTTTAGGAGAGATGGAGTTGACAGATCATAATAAGTCATCTCTAATTGAGGAGGGAGTTCTATATTCCCTTCTTCCCTTGCTGTCACATGGTGAAATTGAAGTGAAACAAGCTGGCGTCAAAGCCCTTCTAAACCTCTCTAGTTTACCAAAGAATGGACAGGAGATGATCAGACAAGGTGTTATGCGTCCACTGCTTGATACGTTGTACCGTCACTCATCTTCCCAAAGTCTGCGGGAACTTGTAGCAGCCACTATCACAAATCTTGCCTTCTCCTCTGCAAACAGTGAAACACAGGTTTCACTGCTTGATACTGATGAAGACATTTTTGAACTTTTTTCCGTAGTTAACTTGAGTGGCCCAGCTGTGCAGCAAAGCATTCTCCAGGCTTTCTACGCCATGTGCAAGTCTCCGTTTGCCGCTAGTGTCAAGGCCAAGCTAGCACAG TGCTCAGCTGTCCAAGTGCTAGTGCAATTCTGTGAGCATGGAAATTCAGATGTACGGTCAGATGCACTCAAATTATTCTGTTGCTTGATTGAAAATGCTGATGAAGCTATGATCCAGGAGCACGTGGAACAAAAGTTCATCGAAACATTACTCAAGATCATCAAGACTTCTCAGGACGAAGAAGAGATTGCTTCTGCAATGGGGATTATCTCTAACCTTCCCAAATCTCCTCAACTCTCTGAGTGGCTTTTTGCAGCGGAAGGACTTCCAATCATTTTCAGCTTTCTTCCCGAGGTAAAGCGTAAGAATCCCTGTAAGCTTCAATTGGTAgaaaatgctgctggggcattatgCCATTTCACAGTCTCAATAAACCAGCAAACACAGAAGatagctggcattgtccccaagcTAGTACGGCTGCTAGACGTAGGAACAAGCTTGGCAAAAGAACGAGCTGCAATTTCTCTTGCACAGCTCTCAGAGAATTCACAAACACTGAGTCGCCCAATCCCAAAGCGTCAGGGATTATGGTGCTTCTCAGCTGCACAAGTAGAACTTTGCCCTGTTCACCGAGGGATATGCACACTAGAAACTTCGTTTTGTTTGATAGAGGCTGGTGCAGTGGGACCTCTGGTGAGGGTTCTTGCGGATCCAGATCCTGGAGCCTGTGAAGCTTCTTTAGATGCCTTATTGACTTTGATTAGGGATGAAAAACTTCAAAATGGCGCGAAAGTTCTTGCTGAAGAAAATGCCATACCATCAATGATAAAACTACTAGATAGTCCTTCCACCAGACTGCAACAAAAGGTTCTGAATTCATTAGAAAGAATTTTTCGGTTGCTGGAATACAAGCAGAAGTATGGATCCTCTGCTCAGATGCCCTTAGTTGACTTGACACAACGCGGAAGTAGCAACATCAAATCTTTAGCAGCAAAGGTACTTGCTCAGTTGAATGTGCTTCATGATCAGTCCTCTTACTTCTAG